The following proteins come from a genomic window of Rutidosis leptorrhynchoides isolate AG116_Rl617_1_P2 chromosome 10, CSIRO_AGI_Rlap_v1, whole genome shotgun sequence:
- the LOC139871995 gene encoding serine carboxypeptidase-like 13 isoform X1 — MTQRSQSRLRPWNILNKSNIQISRILLAVFLVTVSLEVIDSHFVVKKLPGLVGDLPFTLETGYIGVGESDDVQLFYYFIESEGNPKVDPLMLWLTGGPGCSALSGLLYEIGPFTTDFGSSTLENPVLKLNPHSWTKAANVIFLDQPAGSGFSYAKTPESYITNDTSSSMQVYSFLKQWLVDHPKFLNNPLYVGSDSYGGIVLPIIVQEIYEGNEVGEWMHINIKGYVLGNPFTDTSGDYNSRIPYAHRMALLSDAIYKLTEEHCQGEYVNVDPNNNACLIALQVVDKCTDNIYRAQILEPKCHDTYTLMSNLFRRGLRTLDYLSLEISPQLQLQGCRDDNYIYSYVWANSREAREALHIREETDNIEWVRCNESLRYHQGEDVISYTHNVLSTVGYHRRLSDKKCRALIYSGDHDMVVPYLSTVHWIESLNLAVVDDWRPWYVDEQVAGYTMKYSKNKYNLTFATVKGGGHTAPEYKPKECLNMLMRWLVDDPL; from the exons ATGACACAACGATCACAATCTCGTCTTCGACCTTGGAACATCTTAAACAAGTCCAACATTCAAATCAGTCGGATATTGTTAGCTGTATTTCTTGTGACAGTTTCCTTGGAAGTTATCGACTCACATTTCGTGGTTAAGAAGCTTCCAGGCTTAGTTGGCGATCTTCCTTTTACACTCGAAACTGG CTACATTGGTGTTGGAGAATCGGACGACGTGCAGTTATTTTACTATTTCATTGAATCTGAAGGGAACCCGAAAGTTGACCCGCTTATGCTTTGGCTCACGGGAGGCCCTGGTTGCTCTGCTCTTTCTGGCCTTCTCTACGAAATAG GCCCATTCACTACTGACTTTGGTAGTTCAACTTTGGAGAATCCGGTGCTTAAGTTAAATCCTCACAGTTGGACAAAG GCGGCCAACGTTATATTTCTTGATCAACCTGCTGGGTCTGGATTCTCCTATGCAAAAACTCCTGAATCTTACATAACAAATGACACATCATCATCGATGCAGGTTTACAGCTTTCTAAAGCAG TGGCTTGTGGATCATCCTAAATTTCTTAACAATCCATTGTATGTTGGTTCTGATTCCTACGGTGGCATAGTGCTCCCGATAATTGTCCAGGAAATATATGAAG GTAATGAAGTTGGAGAATGGATGCACATTAATATCAAA GGTTATGTGCTTGGTAATCCTTTTACAGATACAAGTGGTGACTATAATTCAAGAATCCCATATGCTCATAGAATGGCACTCTTATCAGATGCAATCTACAAG TTAACTGAAGAGCATTGCCAAGGAGAGTACGTGAATGTAGATCCGAACAACAATGCCTGTCTGATTGCTCTTCAAGTGGTAGACAAG TGCACTGATAATATTTACAGGGCCCAAATCTTAGAGCCTAAATGTCATGACACTTATACCTTAATGTCTAATCTCTTCCGGAGGGGCTTAAGAACTCTTGACTATTTGTCTTTGGAGATTTCACCTCAACTTCAGTTGCAAGGGTGTCGA GATGACAACTATATATATTCTTACGTATGGGCTAATAGCAGAGAGGCACGCGAAGCTCTCCACATTCGCGAG GAAACTGACAATATTGAGTGGGTGCGATGCAATGAATCATTGCGTTATCACCAAGGTGAagatgtgatatcgtacacacacaaTGTTCTAAGTACTGTCGGGTATCATCGACGCCTTTCTGATAAAAAATGTCGAGCTCTTATATACAG TGGGGATCACGACATGGTTGTTCCGTATTTGAGTACGGTACACTGGATTGAATCACTAAACTTGGCAGTTGTAGATGATTGGAGACCTTGGTATGTTGACGAACAAGTTGCCGG ATACACCATGAAATACTCGAAAAACAAATACAACTTAACATTTGCTACTGTAAAG GGAGGAGGTCACACGGCTCCGGAATACAAACCTAAAGAATGTTTAAACATGCTTATGAGGTGGCTTGTTGATGATCCtctataa
- the LOC139871995 gene encoding serine carboxypeptidase-like 18 isoform X2 codes for MLWLTGGPGCSALSGLLYEIGPFTTDFGSSTLENPVLKLNPHSWTKAANVIFLDQPAGSGFSYAKTPESYITNDTSSSMQVYSFLKQWLVDHPKFLNNPLYVGSDSYGGIVLPIIVQEIYEGNEVGEWMHINIKGYVLGNPFTDTSGDYNSRIPYAHRMALLSDAIYKLTEEHCQGEYVNVDPNNNACLIALQVVDKCTDNIYRAQILEPKCHDTYTLMSNLFRRGLRTLDYLSLEISPQLQLQGCRDDNYIYSYVWANSREAREALHIREETDNIEWVRCNESLRYHQGEDVISYTHNVLSTVGYHRRLSDKKCRALIYSGDHDMVVPYLSTVHWIESLNLAVVDDWRPWYVDEQVAGYTMKYSKNKYNLTFATVKGGGHTAPEYKPKECLNMLMRWLVDDPL; via the exons ATGCTTTGGCTCACGGGAGGCCCTGGTTGCTCTGCTCTTTCTGGCCTTCTCTACGAAATAG GCCCATTCACTACTGACTTTGGTAGTTCAACTTTGGAGAATCCGGTGCTTAAGTTAAATCCTCACAGTTGGACAAAG GCGGCCAACGTTATATTTCTTGATCAACCTGCTGGGTCTGGATTCTCCTATGCAAAAACTCCTGAATCTTACATAACAAATGACACATCATCATCGATGCAGGTTTACAGCTTTCTAAAGCAG TGGCTTGTGGATCATCCTAAATTTCTTAACAATCCATTGTATGTTGGTTCTGATTCCTACGGTGGCATAGTGCTCCCGATAATTGTCCAGGAAATATATGAAG GTAATGAAGTTGGAGAATGGATGCACATTAATATCAAA GGTTATGTGCTTGGTAATCCTTTTACAGATACAAGTGGTGACTATAATTCAAGAATCCCATATGCTCATAGAATGGCACTCTTATCAGATGCAATCTACAAG TTAACTGAAGAGCATTGCCAAGGAGAGTACGTGAATGTAGATCCGAACAACAATGCCTGTCTGATTGCTCTTCAAGTGGTAGACAAG TGCACTGATAATATTTACAGGGCCCAAATCTTAGAGCCTAAATGTCATGACACTTATACCTTAATGTCTAATCTCTTCCGGAGGGGCTTAAGAACTCTTGACTATTTGTCTTTGGAGATTTCACCTCAACTTCAGTTGCAAGGGTGTCGA GATGACAACTATATATATTCTTACGTATGGGCTAATAGCAGAGAGGCACGCGAAGCTCTCCACATTCGCGAG GAAACTGACAATATTGAGTGGGTGCGATGCAATGAATCATTGCGTTATCACCAAGGTGAagatgtgatatcgtacacacacaaTGTTCTAAGTACTGTCGGGTATCATCGACGCCTTTCTGATAAAAAATGTCGAGCTCTTATATACAG TGGGGATCACGACATGGTTGTTCCGTATTTGAGTACGGTACACTGGATTGAATCACTAAACTTGGCAGTTGTAGATGATTGGAGACCTTGGTATGTTGACGAACAAGTTGCCGG ATACACCATGAAATACTCGAAAAACAAATACAACTTAACATTTGCTACTGTAAAG GGAGGAGGTCACACGGCTCCGGAATACAAACCTAAAGAATGTTTAAACATGCTTATGAGGTGGCTTGTTGATGATCCtctataa